The Hymenobacter canadensis genome has a window encoding:
- a CDS encoding IS3 family transposase: MKSLNIFHITINGLIINHKRTLRIYRALALNLPRRLKKRLPARVKQPLTVPEAANGCWSLDFTSDVLTDGRRFRTLNVLDDYNRELLGVEIDFSLPASRVVQVLTRLVECYGRPAQLRTDNGPEFISAKLSEWCEQQGVILHWIQPGKPTQNAYIERFNGSFRRELLDAHLFRSLAHVRQLVDEWRHDYNTQRPHQALNFMTPLEFKQAA, encoded by the coding sequence ATAAAATCGCTCAACATATTCCACATAACCATAAATGGACTGATCATCAACCATAAACGCACGTTACGCATCTATCGGGCCCTGGCGCTCAACCTGCCTCGACGCCTGAAAAAGCGCCTGCCCGCCCGCGTGAAGCAGCCCTTGACCGTGCCCGAGGCCGCTAACGGGTGCTGGTCGCTCGACTTTACGAGCGATGTGTTGACCGATGGCCGCCGGTTCCGGACCTTGAACGTGCTCGACGATTACAACCGCGAGCTGCTGGGCGTGGAGATAGATTTTTCCTTGCCGGCCAGTCGCGTTGTGCAGGTGCTCACGCGCTTAGTCGAGTGCTATGGCCGTCCTGCGCAGTTGCGCACCGACAACGGGCCTGAGTTCATCAGCGCCAAATTGAGCGAGTGGTGTGAGCAGCAAGGCGTTATCCTGCACTGGATTCAGCCCGGCAAGCCGACGCAGAATGCCTATATCGAACGCTTCAACGGCTCGTTTCGCCGCGAACTGCTCGACGCCCACCTGTTTCGCTCACTGGCCCATGTGCGCCAGCTGGTGGACGAGTGGCGGCACGATTATAACACGCAACGGCCACACCAAGCCTTGAATTTTATGACCCCACTCGAATTTAAACAAGCAGCTTAA
- a CDS encoding FG-GAP-like repeat-containing protein — translation MMHFYSLAARAARPALLGTFLALLAWLLPGTAGAQAITGFTPVSGPVGTSVTLTGTGFNATAAQNVVFFGATQAAVTAASPTSLTVTVPPGTTYQYPTVTNLATALTAYAAQPFVVTLNGTVAFAAKADFATGTDPYSVAIGDVNGDGKPDLVVANAGSNTVSVLRNTSTAGTVSFAARVNFATGTNPLSVAIGDVDGDGKPDLAVANVGSNTVSVLRNTSTAGTVSFAARVNFATGANPRSVAIGDVNGDGQPDLATANFFSNTVSVLRNTGAAGTVSFAAKADFATGGSPYSVAMGDVTGDGQPDLAVANSNSNTVSVLRNTGAAGTVSFAASADFATGDSPRSVAIGDVTGDGKPDLATANFFSNTVSVLRNTGSTGAVNFAARVNFATGTNPVSVAIGDVDGDGKPDLAVANSNSTSNTVSVLRNTVSAGTVSFAAKADVATGSLPLSVAIGDMDGDGNPDLATANDGSNTVSVLRQVPLAITGFTPASGPVGTSVTLTGTGFNATAAQNVVFFGATQAAVTAASPTSLTVTVPLGTTYQYPSVTNLATALTAYAAQPFVVTLNGAVAFAAKADVATGGSPYSVAIGDVDGDGKPDLAVANSFNNTVSVLRNTSTAGTVSFAAKADFTTGPNPFSVAIGDVDGDGKPDLAVANANFSGTVSVLLNTSTAGTVSFAPRADFATGSYPVRVAIGDVNGDGQPDLAVANSNTSGTVSVLRNTGAAGTLSFAAKADFATGNGPTSVAIGDVDGDGQPDLVVANSSNTVSVLRNTGAAGTVNFAAKADFATGNYPYSVVIGDVDGDGQPDLAVANYFSNTVSVLRNTAAAGTVSFAAKADFATGSRPTSVAIGDVDGDGQPDLATANYDNATVSVLRNTGAAGTVGFAAKADFVTGSYPRSVAIGDADGDGKPDLAVTNAGSSTLSVLRQVIPPPTITSFTPASGPVGTAVTLTGMGFNATAAQNVVFFGATQAAVTAASPTSLTVTVPLGTTYQYPSVTNLTTALTGYAAQPFVVTLNGTGAFAVKADAATGATPYSVAIGDVNGDGQPDLAVVNEGSNTVSVLRNTSTAGTVSFAAKADFATGTNPYSVAIGDVDGDGQPDLAVANANSNTVSVLRNTSTAGTVSFAAKADFATGDSPNLVAIGDVNGDGKPDLAVANANSNTVSVLRNTGAAGAVSFAASADFATGNGPFSVAMGDVTGDGQPDLATANYGSNTVSVLRNTSTAGAVSFAAKADFATGNGPSSVAIGDADGDSQPDLVVANYGSNTVSVLLNTSTAGAVSFAAKADFATGNSPYLAAIGDVDGDGKPDLAVANANSNTVSVLRNTGAAGAVGFAAKADVATGTGPVSVAIGDVDGDGKPDLAVANSSGNTVSVLRQLTPPPTITGFTPASGPVGTSVTFTGTGFNATAAQNVVFFGATQAAVTAASPTSLTVTVPPGTTYQYPSVSNLATALTAYAAQPFVVTLNGAGAFAVKADAATGATPYSVAIGDVDGDGKPDLAVANYGSNTVSVLRNTSTAGAVSFAVKADFATGNGPYSVAIGDVDGDGKPDLAVANYGSNTVSVLRNTGAAGTVGFAAKADFATGTNPYSVAIGDVNGDGQPDLAVANSTSSTVSVLRNTGAAGAVGFAAKADFATGNGPYSVAIGDVNGDGQPDLAVANYFSNTVSVLRNTAAAGTVGFAAKADFATGSRPTSVAIGDVNGDGQPDLAVANATSNTVSVLRNTGAAGAVGFAAKADFATGNSPDLVAIGDVNGDGQPDLAVANSASNTVSVLRNTGAAGAVGFAAKADVATGAGPFSMAIGDVDGDGQPDLATANATSSTVSVLRQVPPAPIITSFTPVSGPVGTRVTITGINLGSASNVRFNGTAQTVFTSNSATQLVLNVPAGATTGTLTVTTPGGTSAASSQTFTVVPPPTVTGVSPAAELPGTVVTLTGTGFTAGSTVSFGGTAAASVSVVSATTLTATVPASLAAGSAPVSVTTGDGTSATQPFSVLAVYDGGSVGACAAAVPATASLNDGAWHYLLSATGQVVAAYNYSGASLGNLAIELLRADAAQPVRRDPRNRAYLDRNWHLTASAGRFDGRSVQLRLYGLAAEQARLQAADPAATLAGLNATQYSGANEDCSLANNVASAEHRTLAAPASAPAGTGWFVAELTVADHFSEFYLTSSATPLPVELTAFTAQASGPRAVRLAWTTASEKNSQQFDVERSLNGTRFERLGTVAAAGSSTSPRSYGFNDNQVPRTLSPQVPLYYRLKQVDADGTFSYSPVRVVTLAGAAEGLALYPNPAHGGGATLTGAQPGTVVTVHDALGRLVASATADATGTAALARPAGLPVGVYVVRSGGKALRLTVE, via the coding sequence ATGATGCACTTCTATTCTTTGGCCGCCCGCGCGGCGCGGCCCGCCCTGCTGGGCACTTTCCTTGCGCTGCTGGCGTGGCTGCTGCCGGGCACGGCGGGGGCGCAGGCCATCACGGGCTTCACGCCCGTGAGCGGGCCGGTGGGCACGAGCGTGACGCTCACGGGCACGGGCTTCAACGCCACGGCGGCCCAGAACGTGGTGTTCTTCGGGGCTACGCAGGCGGCCGTGACGGCGGCCAGCCCGACGAGCCTGACCGTGACCGTGCCGCCGGGCACCACCTACCAGTACCCTACCGTGACCAACCTGGCCACGGCCCTGACGGCCTACGCCGCCCAGCCCTTCGTCGTGACCCTGAACGGAACCGTGGCCTTCGCGGCCAAAGCCGACTTTGCCACCGGCACGGACCCCTACTCGGTGGCCATCGGGGATGTGAACGGGGACGGCAAGCCCGACCTGGTCGTGGCCAACGCGGGCAGCAACACGGTGTCGGTGCTGCGCAACACGAGCACGGCCGGCACGGTCAGCTTCGCGGCCAGAGTCAACTTTGCCACCGGCACGAATCCCCTCTCGGTGGCCATCGGGGACGTGGACGGGGACGGCAAGCCCGACCTGGCCGTGGCCAACGTTGGCAGCAACACGGTGTCGGTGCTGCGCAACACGAGCACGGCGGGCACAGTTAGCTTCGCGGCCAGAGTCAACTTTGCCACCGGCGCGAATCCCCGCTCGGTGGCCATCGGGGACGTGAACGGGGACGGCCAGCCCGACCTGGCCACGGCCAACTTCTTCAGCAACACGGTGTCGGTGCTGCGCAACACGGGGGCGGCGGGCACGGTCAGCTTTGCGGCCAAAGCCGACTTTGCCACCGGCGGCAGTCCCTACTCGGTGGCCATGGGGGACGTGACCGGGGACGGCCAGCCCGACCTGGCCGTGGCCAACTCCAACAGCAACACGGTGTCGGTGCTGCGCAACACGGGGGCGGCGGGCACGGTCAGCTTCGCGGCTAGTGCCGACTTTGCCACCGGCGACAGTCCCCGCTCGGTGGCCATCGGGGACGTGACCGGGGACGGCAAGCCCGACCTGGCCACGGCCAACTTCTTCAGCAACACGGTGTCGGTGCTGCGCAACACGGGGTCGACCGGCGCGGTCAACTTCGCGGCCAGAGTCAACTTTGCCACCGGCACGAATCCCGTCTCGGTGGCCATCGGGGACGTGGACGGGGACGGCAAGCCCGACCTGGCCGTGGCCAACTCCAACTCCACCAGCAACACGGTGTCGGTGCTGCGCAACACGGTGTCGGCGGGCACGGTCAGCTTCGCGGCCAAAGCCGACGTTGCCACCGGCAGCCTTCCCCTCTCGGTGGCCATCGGGGACATGGACGGGGATGGCAATCCCGACCTGGCCACGGCCAACGACGGCAGCAACACGGTGTCGGTGCTGCGCCAGGTGCCGCTGGCCATTACGGGCTTCACGCCCGCGAGCGGGCCGGTGGGCACGAGCGTGACCCTCACGGGCACGGGCTTCAACGCCACGGCGGCCCAGAACGTGGTGTTCTTCGGGGCCACGCAGGCGGCCGTGACGGCGGCCAGCCCCACCAGCCTGACCGTGACCGTGCCGCTGGGCACCACCTACCAGTACCCCAGCGTGACCAACCTGGCCACGGCCCTGACGGCCTACGCCGCCCAGCCCTTCGTCGTGACCCTGAACGGGGCCGTGGCCTTCGCGGCCAAAGCCGACGTTGCCACCGGCGGCAGTCCCTATTCGGTGGCCATCGGGGACGTGGACGGGGACGGCAAGCCCGATCTGGCCGTGGCCAACTCCTTCAACAACACGGTGTCGGTGCTGCGCAACACGAGCACGGCCGGCACGGTCAGCTTCGCAGCCAAAGCCGACTTTACCACCGGCCCGAATCCCTTTTCGGTGGCCATCGGGGACGTGGACGGGGACGGCAAGCCCGACCTGGCCGTGGCCAACGCCAACTTCAGCGGCACGGTGTCGGTGCTGCTCAACACGAGCACGGCGGGCACGGTCAGCTTCGCCCCCAGAGCCGACTTTGCCACCGGCAGCTATCCCGTCAGGGTGGCCATCGGGGACGTGAACGGGGACGGCCAGCCCGACCTGGCCGTGGCCAACTCCAACACCAGCGGCACGGTGTCGGTGCTGCGCAACACGGGGGCGGCGGGCACGCTCAGCTTCGCGGCCAAAGCCGACTTTGCCACCGGCAACGGTCCCACCTCGGTGGCCATCGGGGACGTGGACGGGGACGGCCAGCCCGACCTGGTCGTGGCCAACTCCAGCAACACGGTGTCGGTGCTGCGCAACACGGGGGCGGCGGGCACGGTCAACTTCGCGGCCAAAGCCGACTTTGCCACTGGCAACTATCCCTACTCGGTGGTCATCGGGGACGTGGATGGGGACGGCCAGCCCGACTTGGCCGTGGCCAACTACTTCAGCAACACGGTGTCGGTGCTGCGCAACACGGCGGCGGCGGGCACGGTCAGCTTCGCGGCCAAAGCCGACTTTGCCACCGGCAGCCGTCCCACCTCGGTGGCCATCGGGGACGTGGACGGGGACGGCCAGCCCGACCTGGCCACGGCCAACTACGATAACGCCACGGTGTCGGTGCTGCGCAACACCGGGGCGGCGGGCACGGTCGGCTTCGCGGCCAAAGCCGACTTTGTCACCGGCAGCTATCCCCGCTCGGTGGCCATCGGGGACGCGGACGGGGACGGCAAGCCCGACCTGGCCGTGACCAACGCGGGCAGCAGCACGTTGTCGGTGCTGCGCCAGGTGATTCCGCCGCCCACCATCACCAGCTTCACGCCCGCGAGCGGGCCGGTGGGCACTGCTGTGACCCTCACGGGCATGGGCTTCAACGCCACGGCGGCCCAGAACGTGGTGTTCTTCGGGGCTACGCAGGCGGCCGTGACGGCGGCCAGCCCCACCAGCCTGACCGTGACGGTGCCGCTGGGCACCACCTACCAGTACCCCAGCGTGACCAACCTGACCACGGCCCTGACGGGCTACGCCGCCCAGCCCTTCGTCGTGACCCTGAACGGGACCGGGGCCTTCGCGGTCAAAGCCGACGCGGCCACCGGCGCGACTCCCTACTCGGTGGCCATCGGGGACGTGAACGGGGACGGCCAGCCCGACCTGGCCGTAGTCAACGAAGGTAGCAACACGGTGTCGGTGCTGCGCAACACGAGCACGGCGGGCACGGTCAGCTTCGCGGCCAAAGCCGACTTTGCCACAGGCACGAATCCCTATTCGGTGGCCATTGGGGACGTGGACGGGGACGGCCAGCCCGACCTGGCCGTGGCCAACGCCAACAGCAACACGGTGTCGGTGCTGCGCAACACGAGCACGGCGGGCACGGTCAGCTTCGCGGCCAAAGCCGACTTTGCCACCGGCGACAGTCCCAACTTGGTGGCCATCGGGGACGTGAACGGGGACGGCAAGCCCGACCTGGCCGTGGCCAACGCCAACAGCAACACGGTGTCGGTGCTGCGCAACACGGGGGCGGCGGGCGCGGTCAGCTTCGCGGCCAGTGCCGACTTTGCCACCGGCAACGGTCCCTTTTCGGTGGCCATGGGGGACGTGACCGGGGACGGCCAGCCCGACCTGGCCACGGCTAATTACGGCAGCAACACGGTGTCGGTGCTGCGCAACACGAGCACGGCGGGCGCGGTCAGCTTCGCGGCCAAAGCCGACTTTGCCACCGGCAACGGTCCCTCTTCGGTGGCCATCGGGGACGCGGACGGCGACAGCCAGCCCGACCTGGTCGTGGCCAATTACGGCAGCAACACGGTGTCGGTGCTGCTTAACACGAGCACGGCGGGCGCGGTCAGCTTCGCGGCCAAAGCTGACTTTGCCACCGGCAACAGTCCCTATTTGGCGGCCATCGGGGACGTGGATGGGGACGGCAAGCCCGACCTGGCCGTGGCCAACGCCAACAGCAACACGGTGTCGGTGCTGCGCAACACGGGGGCGGCCGGCGCGGTCGGCTTCGCGGCCAAAGCCGACGTTGCCACCGGCACGGGGCCCGTCTCGGTGGCCATCGGGGACGTGGATGGGGATGGCAAGCCCGACCTGGCCGTGGCCAACTCCAGCGGCAACACGGTGTCGGTGCTGCGCCAGTTGACTCCGCCGCCCACCATCACGGGCTTCACGCCCGCGAGCGGGCCGGTGGGCACGAGCGTGACCTTCACGGGCACGGGCTTCAACGCCACGGCAGCCCAGAACGTGGTGTTCTTCGGGGCCACGCAGGCGGCCGTGACGGCGGCCAGCCCGACGAGCCTGACCGTGACCGTGCCGCCGGGCACCACCTACCAGTACCCCAGCGTGAGCAACTTGGCCACGGCCCTGACGGCCTACGCCGCCCAGCCCTTCGTCGTGACCCTGAACGGGGCCGGGGCCTTCGCGGTCAAAGCCGACGCGGCCACCGGCGCGACTCCCTACTCGGTGGCCATCGGGGACGTGGACGGGGACGGCAAGCCCGACCTGGCCGTGGCCAACTACGGTAGCAACACGGTGTCGGTGCTGCGCAACACGAGCACGGCGGGCGCGGTCAGCTTCGCGGTCAAAGCCGACTTTGCCACCGGCAACGGTCCCTATTCGGTGGCCATTGGGGACGTGGACGGGGACGGCAAGCCCGACCTGGCCGTGGCCAACTACGGCAGCAACACGGTGTCGGTGCTGCGCAACACGGGGGCGGCGGGCACGGTCGGCTTCGCGGCCAAAGCCGACTTTGCCACTGGCACGAATCCCTATTCGGTGGCCATTGGGGACGTGAACGGGGACGGCCAGCCCGACCTGGCCGTGGCCAACTCCACCAGCAGCACGGTGTCGGTGCTGCGCAACACGGGGGCGGCCGGCGCGGTCGGCTTCGCGGCCAAAGCCGACTTTGCCACCGGCAACGGTCCCTATTCGGTGGCCATCGGGGACGTGAACGGGGACGGCCAGCCCGACCTGGCCGTGGCCAACTACTTCAGCAACACGGTGTCGGTGCTGCGCAACACGGCGGCGGCGGGCACGGTCGGCTTCGCGGCCAAAGCCGACTTTGCCACCGGCAGCCGTCCCACCTCGGTGGCCATCGGGGACGTGAACGGGGACGGCCAGCCCGACCTGGCCGTGGCCAACGCCACCAGCAACACGGTGTCGGTGCTGCGCAACACGGGGGCGGCCGGCGCGGTCGGCTTCGCGGCCAAAGCCGACTTTGCCACCGGCAACAGTCCCGATTTGGTGGCCATCGGGGACGTGAACGGGGACGGCCAGCCCGACCTGGCCGTGGCCAACTCCGCCAGCAACACGGTGTCGGTGCTGCGTAACACGGGGGCGGCCGGCGCGGTCGGCTTCGCGGCCAAAGCCGACGTTGCCACCGGCGCGGGTCCCTTTTCGATGGCCATTGGGGACGTGGACGGGGATGGCCAGCCCGACCTAGCCACGGCCAACGCCACCAGCAGCACGGTGTCGGTGCTGCGCCAGGTGCCACCCGCCCCGATCATCACCAGCTTCACGCCCGTGAGCGGGCCGGTGGGCACGCGCGTCACCATCACGGGCATCAACCTGGGCAGCGCCAGCAACGTGCGCTTCAACGGCACGGCCCAGACGGTTTTCACCAGCAACAGCGCCACCCAGCTGGTGCTCAACGTGCCGGCCGGGGCCACTACCGGCACCCTCACCGTGACCACGCCCGGCGGCACCAGCGCGGCCAGCAGCCAGACGTTCACGGTAGTGCCGCCCCCCACGGTCACGGGCGTGAGCCCGGCGGCCGAGCTGCCCGGCACGGTGGTGACCCTCACGGGCACGGGCTTCACGGCCGGCAGCACGGTGAGCTTCGGCGGCACGGCCGCCGCCAGCGTCAGCGTCGTGTCGGCCACCACGCTCACGGCCACCGTGCCAGCCAGCCTGGCCGCCGGCAGCGCCCCGGTAAGCGTAACGACGGGGGACGGCACCAGCGCTACCCAGCCCTTCAGCGTGCTGGCCGTGTACGACGGCGGCAGCGTGGGGGCCTGTGCCGCTGCCGTGCCGGCCACGGCCAGCCTGAACGACGGGGCCTGGCACTACCTGCTCAGCGCCACGGGCCAGGTAGTGGCGGCCTACAACTACAGCGGCGCGAGCCTGGGCAACCTGGCCATTGAACTGCTGCGGGCCGATGCCGCTCAGCCCGTGCGCCGCGACCCGCGCAACCGCGCCTACCTCGACCGCAACTGGCACCTGACGGCCAGCGCCGGCCGCTTCGACGGGCGCAGCGTGCAGCTGCGCCTCTACGGCCTGGCCGCCGAGCAGGCCCGCCTGCAGGCGGCCGACCCGGCCGCCACGCTGGCCGGGCTCAACGCCACGCAGTACAGCGGGGCTAACGAAGACTGCAGCCTGGCCAACAACGTGGCCAGCGCCGAGCACCGCACCCTGGCCGCCCCGGCCAGCGCGCCGGCCGGCACCGGCTGGTTCGTGGCCGAGCTCACGGTGGCCGACCACTTCTCGGAGTTCTACCTCACCAGCAGCGCCACCCCGCTGCCCGTGGAGCTGACGGCCTTCACGGCCCAGGCCAGCGGCCCCAGAGCCGTACGCCTGGCCTGGACCACCGCCTCGGAAAAGAACAGCCAGCAGTTCGACGTAGAGCGCAGCCTGAACGGCACCCGCTTCGAGCGCCTCGGCACGGTGGCCGCCGCCGGCAGCAGCACCAGCCCCCGCAGCTATGGCTTCAACGACAACCAGGTCCCCCGGACCCTAAGTCCCCAAGTCCCCCTTTACTACCGCCTGAAGCAGGTCGATGCCGACGGCACGTTTAGCTACTCGCCGGTGCGGGTGGTGACGCTGGCGGGCGCCGCTGAGGGGCTGGCCCTGTACCCGAACCCGGCCCACGGTGGCGGGGCCACCCTCACGGGCGCGCAGCCCGGCACGGTGGTCACGGTGCACGATGCGTTGGGCCGCCTCGTGGCCTCGGCGACTGCCGATGCCACGGGCACGGCCGCGCTGGCGCGGCCGGCCGGGCTGCCGGTGGGCGTGTACGTGGTGCGCAGCGGGGGCAAAGCCCTGCGCCTGACGGTGGAGTAA
- a CDS encoding Tn3 family transposase: protein MARHLPLLDATQRRAFDQPPVFNHPQRQLFFALPDWATRFLATLLTPHSRGGFVLQVGYFKATGRFFPVDRFLAADQAYVQQRYRLRAVEWARYDKVTRFNHREQILQQFGVPPFEQVEAAVRQQVTHFARQQMNPMAVFHSAADYIRTHRWEVPTYAALAVLVTEAFRTVEQDLTTQLAHHLTPAVRQQLDALFTTEEEAPAHSHRPYRLTTLKRSLEVMRPMAIRANVQDYAVLQTLFTQVYPVVQALDLSEEVVRYYARYVERTQVFQVQQQADKKYLMVLCFVVYQYYQVGDLLTETLLQAVQTHRNAAQRETQERVYRQQQDSAGQLRQVLEGVVSHGAALAQLEEVAFSFARTNEEKVTALLAWLQTPAVADFAQLGHTAQQLRKGGGGSRIGPYYQVVEERLRALQRRLGEILRTVAYEGAADSPLAQALAQYRARDGQVNAQPPTTFLKAAERAALAQAGSPVSLYKALLAGHVADHLKAGKLNLAHSLRYRPFDTYLLEAATWQQQRDALLAQTDLVHLREPGPWLAEWQAKLATAFARTCERLDAGTNPGVRARANGRPRFLTPARPLDEDAPVARPLFPGPGLISLHEVLHTVNQQCRFTECLTHWSPRNRPPRPAERVFFAGVMAYGCNLGLTRMAHATKHVAQSALENTVNWYFSLDNLRRANDAVLALTGKLPVSRLFQRHPEAVHTSSDGQKYYVAVDSIHATHSYKYFGQEKGIVSYGFLDDRHRLFYSTTFSSSEREAAYLVDGLLHNDVVESTIHSTDTHGFTEVNFALTALLGIEFAPRIQSFQDQQLYAFAGVDVPDLSAYGLAPVKYIDQGLIEAQWDTLLRLVVSLKQKHVTASTLLRRLNSYSQQHPVYLALRELGRVVRTEFLLRYMDDQSLRKRIDDQLDKLESTHTFARAVFYGQNGQIPYAGKEEQQVANACKQVVQNVIVCWNCLYLNQYLFQAPAAERQAVADAIAASSPVSWQHINLHGEFDFSDDALKDSLRFDIEALLAFNWEHTVTQPN, encoded by the coding sequence ATGGCCCGCCACTTGCCTTTACTCGACGCGACCCAGCGTCGCGCCTTCGACCAGCCACCTGTTTTCAATCACCCCCAGCGGCAGCTCTTCTTCGCCTTGCCCGACTGGGCCACCAGGTTCCTGGCCACGTTGCTGACCCCGCACAGCCGGGGCGGCTTCGTGCTGCAGGTCGGCTACTTCAAGGCGACCGGCCGCTTCTTTCCCGTTGACCGGTTCCTGGCGGCTGACCAGGCGTACGTGCAGCAGCGCTATCGCCTGAGAGCAGTTGAATGGGCGCGCTACGACAAGGTCACCCGCTTTAACCATCGGGAGCAGATTCTGCAGCAATTCGGGGTGCCGCCCTTCGAGCAGGTCGAAGCCGCCGTGCGCCAGCAGGTGACGCATTTTGCCCGCCAGCAAATGAATCCGATGGCCGTATTTCACTCCGCCGCCGACTATATCCGCACCCATCGCTGGGAAGTGCCGACCTACGCGGCGCTGGCCGTCCTGGTCACCGAGGCCTTCCGCACGGTCGAGCAGGACCTCACCACGCAGTTGGCCCACCACCTGACACCCGCCGTGCGCCAGCAGTTGGACGCCTTGTTTACGACGGAAGAGGAAGCCCCGGCCCATTCACACCGGCCCTACCGCCTGACCACGCTCAAGCGCAGCCTGGAGGTGATGCGCCCGATGGCTATCCGCGCCAATGTGCAGGACTACGCCGTGCTGCAGACGCTGTTCACCCAGGTGTACCCCGTGGTGCAGGCACTAGACTTATCGGAGGAGGTCGTGCGCTACTACGCCCGCTACGTCGAGCGGACGCAGGTTTTTCAGGTGCAACAGCAGGCCGACAAAAAATACCTGATGGTGCTCTGCTTCGTGGTCTACCAGTACTACCAGGTCGGCGACCTGCTCACCGAAACGCTGCTGCAGGCCGTGCAAACCCACCGCAACGCCGCCCAGCGCGAAACGCAGGAGCGCGTCTACCGCCAGCAGCAGGACTCGGCCGGCCAGCTGCGCCAGGTGCTGGAAGGGGTGGTCAGCCACGGCGCAGCCCTGGCGCAGTTGGAAGAAGTGGCCTTTTCGTTTGCGCGCACCAACGAGGAGAAGGTGACGGCCCTGCTGGCCTGGCTGCAAACCCCGGCCGTGGCAGATTTTGCGCAACTGGGCCACACGGCGCAGCAGCTACGCAAAGGAGGCGGGGGCAGCCGCATCGGCCCGTACTATCAGGTCGTAGAGGAGCGCTTGCGCGCCCTGCAGCGGCGGCTGGGCGAGATTTTACGCACCGTGGCCTACGAAGGCGCGGCCGATAGCCCGCTGGCGCAGGCCCTGGCCCAGTACCGGGCGCGGGATGGACAGGTGAACGCTCAGCCCCCGACGACCTTTTTGAAAGCCGCGGAACGGGCCGCCCTGGCGCAAGCCGGAAGCCCCGTTTCCCTGTACAAGGCCCTGCTGGCCGGCCACGTAGCCGACCACCTGAAAGCCGGCAAGCTGAACCTGGCCCACTCGCTGCGCTACCGCCCCTTCGACACCTACCTGCTGGAGGCCGCCACCTGGCAGCAGCAGCGGGACGCGTTGCTGGCGCAAACGGACCTCGTGCACCTGCGCGAGCCGGGGCCTTGGCTCGCCGAGTGGCAAGCCAAACTGGCCACCGCTTTCGCCCGCACCTGTGAGCGGCTGGACGCCGGCACCAACCCCGGCGTGCGGGCGCGCGCCAATGGGCGCCCCCGCTTCCTGACGCCCGCCCGGCCCCTGGACGAGGACGCCCCGGTAGCGCGGCCGCTGTTTCCCGGGCCGGGGCTGATTTCGCTGCACGAGGTGCTGCACACGGTCAATCAGCAGTGCCGCTTCACCGAGTGCCTCACGCATTGGAGCCCCCGGAACCGTCCGCCTCGTCCCGCCGAGCGGGTCTTCTTCGCCGGGGTCATGGCCTACGGCTGCAACCTGGGGCTGACGCGCATGGCCCACGCGACCAAACACGTGGCCCAGTCCGCACTGGAAAACACGGTCAACTGGTATTTCTCGCTCGACAACCTGCGCCGGGCCAACGATGCAGTACTCGCGCTGACGGGCAAGCTGCCCGTTAGCCGCCTCTTCCAACGCCACCCCGAAGCGGTGCACACGTCCTCCGATGGCCAGAAGTACTACGTGGCCGTCGATTCGATTCACGCCACGCATTCGTACAAGTATTTTGGTCAGGAAAAGGGCATCGTCTCCTACGGCTTCCTCGACGACCGCCACCGGCTCTTCTACTCGACCACATTCAGTTCGTCCGAGCGCGAAGCCGCCTATTTGGTCGACGGCCTGCTGCACAACGACGTCGTGGAGTCCACCATCCACAGCACGGATACCCACGGCTTTACGGAAGTCAACTTCGCCCTCACCGCCTTGCTAGGGATTGAATTCGCGCCGCGCATCCAATCCTTTCAGGACCAGCAGCTCTACGCCTTTGCCGGCGTGGACGTGCCCGACCTGAGCGCCTACGGCCTGGCCCCGGTCAAGTACATTGACCAGGGCCTAATCGAGGCCCAGTGGGATACGCTGCTGCGGCTGGTGGTGAGCCTCAAGCAAAAGCACGTCACGGCTTCCACGCTGCTGCGCCGACTCAATTCCTACTCGCAGCAGCACCCTGTCTACCTAGCCCTGCGCGAGCTGGGCCGGGTGGTGCGCACCGAGTTTCTGCTCCGCTACATGGACGACCAAAGCCTGCGCAAGCGCATCGACGACCAGTTGGATAAGCTCGAAAGCACCCATACCTTCGCGCGGGCCGTGTTCTACGGCCAAAACGGCCAGATTCCGTACGCCGGCAAGGAAGAACAGCAGGTCGCTAATGCCTGCAAACAGGTGGTGCAAAACGTGATTGTGTGCTGGAATTGCCTGTACCTGAACCAGTATCTCTTTCAGGCCCCGGCGGCCGAGCGCCAGGCGGTGGCCGATGCCATCGCGGCGAGTTCACCCGTGAGCTGGCAGCACATCAACCTGCACGGCGAGTTTGACTTTTCCGACGACGCCCTCAAGGACTCGCTCCGCTTTGATATAGAGGCCCTGTTGGCTTTCAACTGGGAGCACACCGTTACCCAGCCCAATTAA